Proteins encoded within one genomic window of Citrobacter amalonaticus Y19:
- a CDS encoding ABC transporter permease yields the protein MSHTLALHPVKKRDAIFLWVLLGWLAFVLLPSWSLDYGLLESTGDEILEAYGWSQFNISWLWYLLPSLLLVRPFHEARREQRSRHYLDASWAFLCIAFIVISATVEGRGLGYATIVLFVALGAIMTLALTRLEWLGGDRFVIGSLVTIVALIGIFIVWPSIAIFIPMFTNDAGAFAPLAFMNVLSQAHIIQVILNSIALSIAVGVGCTFFGLVLAIYTTRIAQRSAVIGRIFSILPIVTPPFVVGLGVTLMMGRSGYVTELMVEWFGLTNTNWLYGFTGIWLAQVLAFTPMAFMILDGAIKTIHPSLEEASYTLRASRWQTFNGVFVPLLKPALANAFLIVIVQSLADFSNPLVLGGNFDVLATQIYFYITGSQLDYQAASTLGAFLLLFSLLVFCVQYMWIGKRSYVTVSGKSYRGDVQPLPVTLVWSVVAILAIWIAFNALLYGSIFYGSFTVNWGVDYTLTLDNFIKLFGQGMSDGAWPSLLDTLLYAGIAAPITAAFGLLIAWVVVRQQFKGKKTIEFTTMLCFAVPGTVAGVSYILAFNSAPVYLTGTAAIVIISMVMRNVPVGIRAGIAGLGQIDKSLDEASLSLRAGSLRTITHILLPLLRPAILSALIYSFVRAITTVSAIVFLVTPDTRVATAYILNRVEDGEYGVAIAYGSILIVVMLAIIFIFDWLIGEARISRSKAKNQA from the coding sequence ATGTCACACACACTTGCACTCCATCCCGTGAAAAAGCGGGATGCGATATTCCTTTGGGTTTTACTCGGCTGGCTGGCATTCGTCCTGTTGCCGAGCTGGAGCCTGGATTACGGTCTGCTGGAGTCCACGGGCGATGAAATCCTCGAGGCCTACGGCTGGTCACAGTTCAATATCAGTTGGCTATGGTATCTGCTGCCGAGCCTGCTACTGGTTCGTCCGTTCCACGAAGCCAGACGCGAACAGCGTAGCCGCCACTACCTCGACGCCAGTTGGGCGTTTTTGTGCATCGCCTTTATCGTCATCAGCGCGACCGTTGAAGGACGTGGTTTAGGCTACGCCACCATCGTGCTATTTGTCGCACTGGGCGCGATCATGACCCTGGCGCTGACCCGCCTCGAATGGCTGGGCGGCGACCGGTTTGTGATCGGCTCGCTGGTCACTATCGTGGCGCTCATCGGCATCTTTATCGTCTGGCCGAGCATTGCCATTTTCATCCCCATGTTCACCAACGACGCCGGAGCATTCGCGCCGCTGGCGTTTATGAATGTGCTGTCTCAGGCGCATATCATTCAGGTGATCCTCAACTCGATCGCCCTGTCAATTGCCGTGGGCGTCGGCTGCACCTTCTTCGGCCTGGTGCTGGCGATTTACACCACCCGTATCGCCCAACGCAGCGCCGTTATCGGCCGTATCTTCTCAATCCTGCCGATCGTCACGCCGCCGTTTGTCGTGGGGCTGGGCGTTACGCTGATGATGGGCCGTTCTGGCTACGTAACCGAACTGATGGTGGAGTGGTTCGGGCTGACCAATACCAACTGGCTGTACGGGTTTACCGGTATCTGGCTGGCGCAGGTGCTGGCGTTTACCCCAATGGCGTTTATGATCCTTGACGGCGCGATCAAAACCATTCACCCGTCGCTGGAAGAAGCGTCATACACCCTGCGCGCCAGTCGCTGGCAGACGTTTAACGGCGTGTTTGTCCCGCTGCTTAAACCGGCGCTGGCGAATGCGTTCTTAATTGTTATTGTCCAGTCGCTGGCTGACTTCAGTAACCCACTGGTGCTCGGCGGTAACTTCGACGTGCTGGCGACGCAAATTTACTTCTACATCACCGGTTCACAGCTCGATTACCAGGCTGCCAGTACGCTGGGCGCCTTCCTGTTGCTGTTCTCGCTGCTGGTGTTCTGCGTACAGTATATGTGGATTGGCAAGCGCTCTTACGTCACCGTCTCCGGGAAATCATACCGTGGCGACGTGCAGCCGCTGCCGGTCACTCTGGTCTGGAGCGTGGTGGCGATCCTGGCGATATGGATTGCCTTTAACGCCCTGCTCTACGGCAGTATTTTCTACGGCAGTTTCACCGTGAACTGGGGCGTGGACTACACCCTGACGCTGGATAACTTCATCAAGCTGTTTGGTCAGGGGATGAGCGACGGTGCCTGGCCTTCGCTGCTCGATACCCTGCTGTATGCCGGAATTGCCGCGCCAATCACCGCCGCCTTCGGCCTGCTGATTGCCTGGGTTGTGGTGCGCCAGCAGTTCAAAGGCAAAAAGACCATCGAGTTCACCACCATGCTGTGCTTTGCCGTACCGGGCACTGTGGCGGGCGTATCCTACATCCTCGCCTTTAACAGCGCCCCGGTATACCTCACCGGCACCGCGGCGATTGTCATTATCTCAATGGTGATGCGTAACGTGCCGGTCGGTATTCGCGCCGGGATCGCCGGACTCGGCCAGATCGACAAATCACTGGATGAAGCCTCGCTCAGTCTGCGCGCCGGAAGCTTACGCACCATCACGCATATTCTGCTGCCGCTGCTGCGCCCGGCGATTCTCTCGGCGCTGATCTACAGCTTCGTGCGCGCCATCACGACCGTCAGCGCCATTGTCTTCCTCGTCACCCCGGACACCCGTGTGGCAACGGCCTACATTCTGAACCGCGTGGAAGACGGCGAATACGGCGTGGCGATTGCCTACGGGTCGATTCTGATCGTGGTGATGCTGGCGATTATTTTCATCTTTGACTGGCTGATTGGGGAAGCGCGTATTTCCCGGTCCAAAGCCAAAAACCAGGCGTAA
- the uhpC gene encoding MFS transporter family glucose-6-phosphate receptor UhpC, with protein sequence MVSKTETAMHAGAATEINQRYRTLRPRLLMCMVIGYAAFYLTRKSVNYVLPALQTDLGLDKSDIGLLGSLFYLTYGLSKFTAGLWHDSHGQRGFMGVGLFATGLLNVVFAFGESLTLLLAVWTLNGFFQGWGWPPCARLLTHWYSRNERGFWWGCWNMSINIGGAIIPLISAFAAHWWGWQAAMLMPGVISMALGVWLTLQLKGTPQEEGLPSVGHWRNDPLELRQEQQSPPMGLWQMLRTTMLKNPMIWLLGVSYVLVYLIRIALNDWGNIWLTESHGVNLLSANATVMLFEVGGLLGALFAGWGSDLLFSGQRAPMILLFTLGLMVSVAALWLAPVHHYALLAVCFFTVGFFVFGPQMLIGLAAVECGHKAAAGSITGFLGLFAYLGAALAGWPLSLVIERYGWSGMFSLLSVVAVLMGLLLMPLLMAGITTTLSQRIKQ encoded by the coding sequence ATAGTCAGCAAAACGGAGACGGCTATGCACGCAGGCGCAGCAACTGAAATCAATCAACGTTACCGCACGCTGCGTCCGCGACTGCTGATGTGCATGGTTATCGGTTACGCCGCGTTTTATCTGACGCGTAAAAGCGTGAACTACGTGCTGCCAGCGCTGCAAACCGATCTTGGGCTGGATAAAAGCGACATTGGGCTGCTGGGTTCCCTGTTTTATCTGACCTACGGCCTGTCGAAATTTACCGCCGGGCTGTGGCATGACAGCCACGGACAGCGTGGGTTTATGGGCGTTGGCCTGTTCGCGACCGGCCTGCTGAACGTGGTGTTTGCCTTTGGCGAGTCGCTGACGCTGCTGCTGGCGGTCTGGACGCTCAACGGATTTTTTCAGGGCTGGGGATGGCCTCCCTGCGCTCGCCTGCTGACCCACTGGTACTCGCGCAACGAACGCGGTTTCTGGTGGGGCTGCTGGAATATGTCTATCAACATTGGCGGGGCGATTATCCCGCTCATTAGCGCCTTCGCCGCTCACTGGTGGGGCTGGCAGGCCGCGATGCTGATGCCAGGGGTAATCAGCATGGCTCTGGGAGTCTGGTTAACGCTGCAACTGAAAGGCACGCCCCAGGAAGAGGGGTTACCGTCCGTCGGCCACTGGCGTAACGATCCGCTGGAACTGCGCCAGGAGCAGCAGAGCCCGCCGATGGGGCTGTGGCAAATGCTGCGTACCACGATGCTGAAAAACCCGATGATCTGGCTGCTGGGCGTTTCGTATGTGCTGGTCTATCTGATCCGCATTGCGCTCAACGACTGGGGCAACATCTGGCTGACGGAAAGTCACGGCGTCAACCTGCTCAGCGCCAACGCCACGGTGATGCTGTTTGAAGTCGGCGGACTCCTCGGCGCGCTGTTTGCCGGCTGGGGTTCGGACCTGCTGTTTAGCGGTCAGCGGGCGCCAATGATTTTGCTGTTTACGCTGGGACTGATGGTCTCCGTCGCCGCGTTATGGCTGGCGCCGGTTCATCATTACGCCCTGCTGGCAGTCTGTTTCTTTACGGTGGGCTTTTTTGTCTTTGGCCCACAAATGTTGATTGGCCTGGCGGCGGTGGAATGTGGACACAAAGCGGCGGCAGGTTCAATCACGGGTTTTCTCGGCCTGTTCGCCTATCTGGGGGCAGCGCTGGCGGGCTGGCCTCTGTCGCTGGTCATTGAACGCTACGGCTGGTCGGGAATGTTCAGTTTGCTCTCGGTCGTCGCGGTACTTATGGGTTTACTGCTGATGCCGCTGCTGATGGCGGGCATCACCACCACTCTCAGTCAAAGGATAAAACAATGA
- a CDS encoding ABC transporter substrate-binding protein gives MKMTLTSTLIASAVALATLSGAAHAKGRLVVYCSATNEMCEAETKAFGEKYDVKTSFIRNGSGSTLAKVDAEKKNPQADVWYGGTLDPQSQAGEMGLLQPYKSPNLEQVMEKFRDPAKVKGNLSSAVYVGILGFGVNTQRLKEKNLPVPKCWKDLTKPEYKGEIQIADPQSSGTAYTALATFAQLWGEDQAFDYLKQLNANVSQYTKSGIAPARNAARGETAIGIGFLHDYSLEKEQGAPLELISPCEGTGYEIGGVSILKGARNLDNAKLFVDWVLSKDAQELAWKKGKSYQILTNTTAETSPNSLKLDDLKLINYDMDKYGSTDVRKALINKWVSEVKMGK, from the coding sequence ATGAAAATGACCCTTACCTCTACTCTGATTGCCTCCGCCGTTGCGCTGGCGACCTTATCGGGCGCGGCGCACGCCAAAGGTCGTCTGGTGGTGTATTGCAGCGCCACCAACGAGATGTGCGAAGCGGAAACCAAAGCCTTTGGCGAAAAATATGACGTGAAAACGTCGTTTATCCGCAACGGTTCCGGCAGCACGCTGGCGAAGGTCGATGCCGAGAAGAAAAACCCGCAGGCTGACGTCTGGTACGGCGGCACGCTGGACCCGCAGTCACAGGCCGGTGAAATGGGTCTGCTGCAGCCGTACAAATCCCCGAACCTGGAACAGGTGATGGAAAAATTCCGCGATCCAGCGAAAGTGAAGGGCAACCTCTCATCGGCGGTCTACGTGGGGATCCTCGGCTTCGGCGTCAACACCCAGCGCCTGAAAGAGAAAAACCTGCCGGTGCCGAAATGCTGGAAAGATCTGACCAAACCGGAATACAAAGGCGAAATTCAGATTGCCGATCCGCAAAGCTCCGGCACGGCCTACACCGCACTGGCAACGTTCGCCCAACTGTGGGGTGAAGATCAGGCCTTTGATTACCTGAAACAGCTGAACGCCAACGTCTCACAGTACACCAAATCCGGTATTGCCCCGGCACGTAACGCCGCGCGTGGTGAAACGGCCATCGGCATCGGCTTCCTGCACGACTACTCGCTGGAAAAAGAACAGGGCGCGCCGCTGGAGCTGATTTCTCCGTGTGAAGGTACCGGCTATGAGATCGGCGGCGTCAGCATCCTGAAAGGGGCGCGCAACCTCGACAACGCCAAACTGTTCGTCGACTGGGTACTGTCGAAAGACGCACAGGAGCTGGCGTGGAAGAAAGGCAAGTCCTATCAGATCCTGACCAACACCACCGCCGAAACCTCGCCGAACTCGCTGAAACTCGACGACCTGAAGCTTATCAACTACGACATGGATAAATACGGCTCAACTGACGTCCGTAAGGCGTTGATCAATAAATGGGTTAGCGAAGTGAAGATGGGTAAATAA
- a CDS encoding MASE1 domain-containing protein, translating to MSRNLRHAVISLFIVLAWGTGWLMLWTLGFYLTHNGQQAALFLPHGVYLALLILLSRRYWPALVLPPMLMLLWLHSEQLLNGYILLATPLISVIPASLAQTFWYRFPLYWQRLTLLLATVTAASLLNTALLSPFVKSPAMLLGLASFTGGVLLTPFVYLIFEFLRQQHRYHLLGLDTNNPPLRTSLIIWCSLFFIIGIGTQMVLSPEIERLLLIVVFLPNVVMAWKFGWQGGVLSGLLGSMMITIARQVGIGFSNLVELEIFLATQSLLGIGLGIAISRQQHLAQNLHHYRQRLEAELMARRALAEKLVHTEEDTRKSLARELHDEIGQNITAIQIQSQLVKRAHDPAQAQAAASQINDLARRIHHSTRQLLRQLRPPALDELSFKEALLHLLNEFAFTERGIRCQFDYQLTATPENETVRFTLYRLLQELLNNVCKHAGASEVRIVLRQQGEVLHLDVTDNGVGISADKIAGFGIQGMRERVSALGGELALESRHGTRVSVNLPTNLQQIAF from the coding sequence ATGTCACGCAATCTCCGCCACGCCGTCATCTCGCTGTTTATTGTGCTGGCATGGGGCACCGGCTGGCTGATGCTGTGGACGCTCGGTTTTTATCTGACCCATAACGGTCAGCAGGCGGCGCTGTTCCTGCCGCACGGCGTCTATCTGGCGCTGCTAATCCTGCTTTCGCGCCGCTACTGGCCAGCGCTGGTGCTGCCGCCGATGCTGATGCTGCTCTGGCTGCACAGTGAGCAACTGCTCAATGGCTATATTCTGCTGGCCACGCCGCTCATCAGCGTGATTCCCGCCAGTCTCGCGCAGACCTTCTGGTACCGTTTTCCCCTTTACTGGCAGCGGCTGACGCTGCTGCTGGCCACGGTAACGGCGGCCTCATTGCTCAATACTGCCCTGTTGTCGCCGTTTGTCAAAAGTCCGGCGATGCTGCTCGGCCTGGCGTCGTTTACCGGTGGCGTATTGCTGACGCCGTTTGTCTATCTGATCTTCGAGTTTCTGCGCCAACAGCATCGCTATCACCTGCTGGGGCTGGACACCAATAACCCGCCGTTGCGTACCTCGTTAATCATCTGGTGCAGTCTGTTTTTTATCATTGGCATTGGTACCCAGATGGTGCTGTCGCCAGAGATTGAGCGCCTGCTGCTGATCGTGGTGTTTCTGCCCAATGTGGTGATGGCGTGGAAGTTCGGCTGGCAGGGCGGCGTGCTCTCCGGGCTGCTGGGCAGCATGATGATCACCATCGCCCGCCAGGTAGGCATAGGGTTTAGCAACCTGGTTGAACTGGAGATCTTTCTCGCGACCCAGTCGCTGCTCGGCATTGGACTGGGGATCGCTATCAGTCGTCAGCAACATCTGGCGCAAAACCTGCACCATTACCGCCAGCGTCTGGAGGCGGAACTGATGGCGCGGCGGGCGCTGGCCGAGAAGCTGGTGCATACCGAAGAGGATACGCGCAAGAGCCTGGCGCGCGAACTGCATGACGAGATTGGACAGAACATCACCGCCATTCAGATTCAGTCGCAGCTGGTGAAACGGGCGCACGATCCGGCGCAAGCCCAGGCCGCCGCCAGCCAGATCAACGATCTCGCCCGCCGGATCCACCACTCTACCCGCCAGTTGTTGCGCCAGCTTCGCCCACCCGCGCTGGACGAACTGTCGTTCAAAGAGGCATTGCTCCATCTGCTCAACGAGTTTGCCTTTACAGAGCGCGGTATTCGCTGCCAGTTTGATTATCAACTCACCGCCACGCCCGAGAATGAAACGGTGCGCTTCACGCTTTACCGGTTGTTACAGGAGTTACTCAACAACGTCTGTAAACACGCCGGAGCCAGCGAGGTACGGATTGTCCTGCGCCAGCAGGGAGAGGTGCTGCATCTGGACGTGACTGACAATGGCGTGGGGATCAGTGCCGACAAAATAGCCGGTTTTGGCATTCAGGGGATGCGCGAGCGGGTCAGCGCCCTCGGGGGCGAACTGGCGCTGGAGTCGCGGCACGGTACGCGGGTAAGTGTTAACTTGCCCACAAATTTGCAACAAATCGCCTTCTGA
- the fbpC gene encoding ferric ABC transporter ATP-binding protein: MSQKNFVELRNVTKRFGSNTVIDNINLTIPQGQMVTLLGPSGCGKTTILRLVAGLEKPSEGQIFIDGEDVTHRSIQQRDICMVFQSYALFPHMSLGENVGYGLKMLGVSRADVKTRVKEALAMVDLEGFEDRYVDQISGGQQQRVALARALILKPKVLLFDEPLSNLDANLRRSMRDKIRELQKQFDITSLYVTHDQSEAFAVSDTVLVMNKGHIMQIGSPQDLYRQPASRFMASFMGDANLFPAHFSEDAVDIYGYRLPRPAHFASQGNGTVGVRPEAITLSDRGEESQRCVIRHVAYMGPQYEVTVEWHGQEILLQVNATRLQPDTGEQYFLEIHPYGMFVLADAG, from the coding sequence ATGAGTCAGAAAAATTTCGTTGAACTGCGCAACGTCACCAAACGATTCGGCAGTAACACGGTCATCGACAATATCAATCTCACCATCCCGCAAGGACAGATGGTGACGCTGCTCGGCCCGTCCGGCTGTGGCAAAACCACCATTCTGCGCCTGGTCGCCGGTCTGGAAAAACCGAGCGAAGGACAGATTTTTATTGATGGCGAGGACGTCACCCATCGTTCTATTCAGCAGCGCGATATCTGCATGGTGTTCCAGTCGTATGCCCTGTTCCCGCATATGTCGCTGGGAGAAAACGTCGGCTACGGTCTGAAGATGCTGGGCGTGTCGCGTGCCGATGTGAAGACGCGGGTGAAAGAGGCGCTGGCGATGGTCGATCTGGAAGGATTCGAGGACCGCTATGTGGATCAGATCTCCGGCGGCCAACAGCAGCGCGTGGCGCTGGCGCGTGCGCTGATCCTTAAACCGAAGGTGCTGCTGTTTGACGAACCGCTGAGCAACCTCGACGCCAACCTGCGCCGCAGCATGCGCGATAAGATCCGCGAGCTGCAAAAGCAGTTTGATATCACCTCACTGTACGTTACCCACGATCAAAGCGAAGCCTTTGCGGTTTCCGACACCGTGCTGGTGATGAACAAGGGACATATCATGCAGATAGGTTCGCCGCAGGATCTCTATCGTCAGCCTGCGTCCCGCTTTATGGCCAGCTTCATGGGCGACGCCAACCTGTTCCCGGCCCATTTCAGCGAGGACGCGGTCGATATCTACGGCTATCGTCTGCCCCGCCCCGCGCACTTTGCCTCTCAGGGGAATGGCACCGTGGGCGTACGTCCGGAAGCGATTACCTTAAGCGATCGCGGTGAGGAGAGTCAGCGCTGTGTGATTCGTCATGTGGCCTATATGGGGCCACAGTATGAGGTGACGGTGGAGTGGCACGGGCAGGAAATTCTGTTGCAGGTCAATGCCACTCGCCTGCAACCGGATACTGGCGAGCAGTATTTCCTCGAAATCCACCCGTATGGCATGTTTGTACTGGCGGATGCGGGGTAG